CAGGAATGGGTTTTTTATTGAATCAATTTTATTGAATAGATAATCGAAAATGCCTGAATAAGATCAAGCTATAATTCGATTTTTTGATGCCAGTACGAGAGATTCCAATGCATCAGCTACTCTGAGGAAAGCTGGTTGTTGAGGATTTGGTGCTACAATTTTATTAAACCATTCTCCTTTATCTGGAGCAAATTGATCGGGTAACTCCAAAGCCTTTTTAACCTTTTCTTTGATTTCAGAAGGTGAAAAAATATATTCTACAGCCTTTAAATCACCCATAGAGCGAAAATGCTGGTAATTATAAATGGTTTTGACAGACCAATTTTTTAAGGCTGTTGCATGATCGTAGTTTAGGTAAAAGGCCAAATTCCCAAATACCGAAAAATCGAGTGCCATGGTTGACCCCATGTTCAAAACAATTTTGCAGTGATAGGTCAGGTTGACCAAGTCGACGAGATCCTCATACAATGGAAAATAATTCCCCCAATGAGACCCTTTTTTCCATTTAGGATTTAGGAGCTTGATGAAGGAATATTCCTTTAATACCTGCTTAAACCGATCAACAGATTCCACTGGAACAGGTCTAAATAATAGCTCACAATCTTCCAATTGGGATACTTCGCGCGCCACATCCTCCAGGTACAAGGGGTCATTTGGAGAAGTCAATGAATCACATCCAGAGAAGCAAATCCAATTTTTTGCGCTATCTAGGCCCATTTTTGAGGCAAATTCTTCTCGACTCAAGAGGATATCTTTTTGGAAATAAAAATCGAATTGAGGTGTTCCCGTAATTTCTATTTGAGATGAAGAAATATCTGGAAAATAAAATTCCAGTTCATTTTTCATATAGGGACTCCAAACCAAATACTGATCCGTTCGAAAAGGCAGTCGAGCTTTGGGAAGATTGTCCCAAGAAAAGATTGCAGTCGAGGTTGGGATTTTTAAGGACTTGGCCGCTTCTATTGCCGGTGTGACCGAATACACACGTTGATGGGTACAGAAAAGCAAATCAGGGTTTAGTTCCTTCAAAAAATCGATCGCTTTCTTAAATCTTTTGGATCTTCTGATGACACTAAATCCTAACTCCTCGAGGCGATTTGCTCCACGATCAGAACGAAACGATTTCCCTAACATTTTTGCAAGTTTAAAAAGTAATTTGCCTGAAAATGAGGAGGAACTTTCTGTCCAATTGGTCAAAATTGTTGGATTATCTGTTTTTGAAACGTTTTGAATCAGTCTAGAATATCTAGCAGACTCTCGAAACAACTTAATCCAAAAACTATCTGGCTCATGAACAAATTCATATTGTTCAAATTTAACTTGCAAATGATTCTCTGCAATCTGAATCATTTGACTATCCAGACTATGCCAAAGAATAATTTCATGCCCCCTGGATGTAAGCTCTTTGATCACATCTGAGTACAAGTAATTCCGGATACCGATCCCGTCAGGGATAAGAAAGCAGATTCGCATTAAGAAATTGTAATTTCTTGTTTCAAATGAAAAACCCGTAACCAAACTTCCAAGACCAAAACGGAATAGAGTATTCTCCCCCATTTCTGCTGAGGCTGGGTACGGTGTTGTTGAAGAATAGATAGGATTTCCGATGAATTAAAATCAAAAAACTCCTCCGAGAGCCCTTCTTTTAAAAATTGCTCTAAATACATCCCCCATTCATTTTTAAGATATTCAGCATAAGGAAAAGAAAATCCCTTTTTGCTTCCTTGATGCTCATACCCTGCAAATTCCTTGTAAATAGATCGGGTCAGTTCCTTATCTACTCGAGAGGGCATCAATGAATCGAGGGAAGATTTAAAAGAGATATCAACCAACCTATGATCCAAAAATGGAGCTCTTACCTCCAAAGAACTTGCCATGGAGGCTGTATCTACTTTAAACAAAAAATCGCTTGGAAGTCGGGTTTCCACATCAACTCCAAATGAAAGTTTCTCGATGTTGGAAGAGTAACTTTCCATGAGTTCTTGTGCCTTTTTGAGAACCGTATTCTGAGACTTACTCCGTTTGAAAATTTTTGAAAAATTTCCGGACAGGTTCGTCTTGAAGTAAAAGCCTTCCCATCCTGCCCATTTAAACCTGTTTTTGTCAGAGAAAAATTTGGAAGAAAACTCTGGCATCACCTGGTAGGCCGAATTCATCAACTCAAAACCTATTTTTGGAAAAATGGATTTGTTTTCAAGAAATTGAGCTGGTTTCCGGTACGAACCAAAGACTTCATCGCCGGCGTCTCCTGAGAGCATAACCTTGGTATGTGAACTTATTTGGTTGGTTACCAAATGAGTTGGAATCAAGGAGGCATCAGCTAAAGGCTGAACATGCTTTAACAATTTTGCTAAAACTTGAATTGAGGAAGGATTGATAGAAACGATCTCGTGATTGATTTGCAGCTTCTTCGCAAATTGAGAGGCTTGCTCTACTTCATCCGATTCAGAATCTCCAGATGACATCGTGATAGCAAGGATGTCTGATTTGATTTCCTTGGCCATAGCAGTAATTATGGAAGAATCAATTCCAGAACTTAAAAAGGTAGCCACAGGGACATCCGCATGGAGTTGATCTTCGACAATGGACTGCAACAGGTGTTTTACCTCAGACTTGAGCACTGAAAAAGGTGGAGAAGAAGAAACAAGCGTAGGATATTGATAGTACTTTTTCCAGGATACGTTCATCCCTTCCACTTGGAAATGGGTCGCTTGTGGGAAAACCCTGACCTGCTGGTAAATGGTATGATGGCTTGAAATATACATTTGCTCCATCAGATCAACCACAGCGTCTTGATTAATCGTCAATTCATAAGGATAAATCTCACGAAGTGTGGCGAGTTCAGAAGCAAAGTAAAATGATGAATCATCCTCGATAAACAAAATGGGCTTTTCCCCAAACCGATCCCTTGCCATAAAAATCTGCTTGGTCAAGGTATTGTAAATCACGAATGCGAACATCCCTACAAGCTTTTCCAAGAAATTTGGCCCAAAAATATGGTATCCTACCAATAAAATTTCAGTATCAGAATTGGTTCTAAACTCCGCGCCTAGGGATAAGAGTTCTTCTCGGATTTTCTTGTAATTGTAGATTTCACCATTAAAAACCACAACAAGATTCAAGTCTTCCCGATGGAAAGGCTGGTTGGCGGCTGAGCTTAGGT
Above is a window of Algoriphagus sanaruensis DNA encoding:
- the asnB gene encoding asparagine synthase (glutamine-hydrolyzing); protein product: MCGIVGIIKKSGEISVMEVDAVKSALDIQHHRGPDAQSIWQDSKVVLGHNRLSIIDLSSAANQPFHREDLNLVVVFNGEIYNYKKIREELLSLGAEFRTNSDTEILLVGYHIFGPNFLEKLVGMFAFVIYNTLTKQIFMARDRFGEKPILFIEDDSSFYFASELATLREIYPYELTINQDAVVDLMEQMYISSHHTIYQQVRVFPQATHFQVEGMNVSWKKYYQYPTLVSSSPPFSVLKSEVKHLLQSIVEDQLHADVPVATFLSSGIDSSIITAMAKEIKSDILAITMSSGDSESDEVEQASQFAKKLQINHEIVSINPSSIQVLAKLLKHVQPLADASLIPTHLVTNQISSHTKVMLSGDAGDEVFGSYRKPAQFLENKSIFPKIGFELMNSAYQVMPEFSSKFFSDKNRFKWAGWEGFYFKTNLSGNFSKIFKRSKSQNTVLKKAQELMESYSSNIEKLSFGVDVETRLPSDFLFKVDTASMASSLEVRAPFLDHRLVDISFKSSLDSLMPSRVDKELTRSIYKEFAGYEHQGSKKGFSFPYAEYLKNEWGMYLEQFLKEGLSEEFFDFNSSEILSILQQHRTQPQQKWGRILYSVLVLEVWLRVFHLKQEITIS